In one Coccinella septempunctata chromosome 6, icCocSept1.1, whole genome shotgun sequence genomic region, the following are encoded:
- the LOC123315790 gene encoding catalase-like encodes MPNTRTPVDNQLLEFAAKNKKSESESATTTTGQPLTYKDASLTVGPKGPILFQDYYLYDELGHFSRERIPERVVHAKGAGAFGYFEVTHDITKYTAAKVFSHIGKRTPIAVRFSQVAGEMGYPDTVRDLRGFAVKFYTEDGIWDLVGNNTPIFFIRDTILFPSFIHTLKRNPTTHIRPDYDMFWDFISLRPETTHQTVMFFTDRGIPDGYRYMHGYGSNTFAFVNAEGKFFYCKFHYLSDQGIRNLQPDVAMKIAGEDPEYSIRDLYNSIATGNYPSWTFYVQIMTPEQASTYQYDPFDVTKVWLHADFPLIQVGKLVLNKNPVNYFAEVEQIAFDVAHLIPGIEPSPDRMLQGRLFNYGDTHRYRIGVNVNQLPVNSPFRMKNFDRDGSMTLESQGGAPNYHPNSFGGPEHDLRAKALSPVLPISGVAARYDNGLNDNFSQARLLYERVLTPLERGRLVDNIVDWLRRANTVIQDRAIRNFAQVNDDFGRLIREGIQAKSTTHSVL; translated from the exons ATGCCCAATACCAGGACACCTGTAGATAATCAACTCTTGGAGTTTGCTGCGAAGAATAag aaatcggAATCTGAGTCAGCAACAACCACCACAGGTCAACCCTTAACCTACAAGGATGCGAGTCTAACAGTGGGTCCCAAAGGACCTATACTTTTCCAAGACTACTATCTGTATGATGAACTGGGTCATTTCAGCCGAGAGAGGATACCGGAGAGAGTTGTACATGCTAAAGGAGCTGGTGCTTTTGGATACTTTGAAGTTACACACGATATCACCAAGTATACTGCGGCTAAAGTCTTCTCTCATATTGGAAAGAGAACACCCATTGCTGTCAGATTTTCTCAAGTGGCAGGAGAAATGG GCTATCCAGATACTGTGAGAGATCTGAGGGGTTTTGCCGTCAAATTTTACACTGAAGATGGAATATGGGATCTGGTTGGCAATAATACGCCAATTTTCTTCATAAGAGACACCATCTTATTTCCGAGTTTCATCCACACACTAAAGAGAAACCCAACGACACATATCAGACCCGACTATGACATGTTCTGGGACTTTATATCTTTGAGACCAGAAACTACTCATCAAACTGTTATGTTTTTCACAGACAGAGGTATTCCTGATGGTTATAGATACATGCATGGTTATGGATCGAATACCTTCGCTTTCGTCAATGCCGAAGGAAAGTTTTTCTACTGTAAATTCCACTACTTATCAGATCAAG GCATACGTAACTTGCAGCCTGATGTGGCAATGAAAATCGCTGGGGAAGATCCGGAATACTCAATAAGAGATCTCTACAATAGCATCGCCACTGGAAATTATCCCTCTTGGACTTTCTACGTACAAATCATGACACCCGAACAGGCTTCAACCTATCAATACGATCCTTTTGATGTAACCAAAGTTTGGCTGCATGCTGATTTTCCTCTGATACAGGTTGGAAAGTTAGTTTTGAACAAGAATCCAGTTAACTACTTCGCAGAAGTTGAGCAGATCGCTTTCGATGTTGCCCATCTAATACCAG GCATTGAACCCAGTCCTGATAGAATGCTGCAGGGTAGGCTCTTCAATTATGGCGACACCCATAGGTACCGCATAGGTGTAAACGTCAACCAACTTCCAGTAAACAGCCCTTTCAGAATGAAAAATTTCGACCGTGACGGTTCTATGACCTTGGAGAGTCAGGGAGGCGCTCCAAATTACCACCCAAACAGTTTCGGAGGCCCCGAGCATGATCTGAGGGCTAAAGCTCTTTCGCCGGTTCTTCCAATTTCTGGTGTAGCAGCACGTTACGATAACGGCCTGAACGATAACTTCAGCCAAGCTAGGCTCCTTTATGAACGTGTCTTAACTCCACTGGAAAGAGGGAGACTTGTTGACAATATTGTGGATTGGTTGCGGAGAGCTAACACTGTCATTCAAGATAGGGCGATCAGAAACTTCGCTCAGGTGAATGACGATTTTGGAAGGCTCATCAGAGAGGGAATTCAGGCTAAAAGCACCACTCACTCTGTATTATGA
- the LOC123315788 gene encoding probable Xaa-Pro aminopeptidase P, whose amino-acid sequence MFVNVLKWNIIIYILYLHISLVLSSPASSDMKQISTPDAQKIEEQKKLDAVRRMEEKRKFEEARKEEEKERSEEFIRIERMRISGELRKACSERGNAVLPATRVNTTMRLIQLRELMNKSTVMGEDSIDGYIITSDDEHQTEFVSEYDRRREYITGFSGSHGTAIVTHTKAALWTDGRYHLEADDQMSCDWLLMRSGQRDISTMSEWLKNEFPKGARIGVDPKLVSEHMWQTFMDDFKNSSIVLVPIKLNLIDIIWSEGRAPRRNKSVFVHHEKYAGKSWKSKVADLRNETRKLGADAMIVTALDEIAWLLNIRGRDVPYSPFVRSYVLVDMVKVILYINKTQLLKHDVIEYFMNTEGVSEHSFEIKGYTDIWTDLPTQTQAYDRVLIPTLCEMSLGASHAIYSLIPPYKQLPKHSPIIYMKAVKNPTEIEGMRNAHIRDAAAMCEFFAYLEERFKEKDVFTELDLVKTLDDFRFAQEMSIGNSFRTIVAFGSNAAYPRYEPRNITNKIIFDNGTLILDSGGQYLDGTTDVTRTIHLGIPTKAQKRAYTKVLIGHIQMSTLTFPENLHASSVDVLARAPLWEVGLDYQHPTSHGVGSFLGVHESPIKVEFKAYGNQTFKPGYFLSLEPGYYSEGEFGVRLENVVEVVERKWLPPVNGYRFLGFKDRTLVPYNSKLLDMELLSSFQRRWLNKYNKKIRTLVGLELKKQMLEKGFRWLMDNTAYIPENRANNILHFIPALYALPVLITFRVDFLFLV is encoded by the exons ATGTTTGTGAATGTGTTGAAATGGAATATTATCATCTATATCCTTTATT TGCACATTTCATTGGTATTGAGTTCACCAGCTTCTTCAGATATGAAACAAATCAGCACTCCGGATGCTCAAAAAATTGAGGAGCAAAAAAAGTTAGATGCGGTGCGTAGAATGGAGGAAAAAAGAAAGTTTGAAGAAGCACGGAAAGAGGAAGAAAAAGAAAGATCCGAAGAATTCATTAGGATCGAAAGGATGAGAATTTCCGGGGAGCTACGAAAAGCTTGCTCTGAAAGAGGAAACGCAGTGTTGCCAGCCACCAGAGTGAATACAACGATGAGGTTGATTCAACTCAGGGAGCTCATGAACAAGTCAACAGTGATGGGGGAAGATTCTATTGATGGGTATATTATCACATCCGATGATGAGCATCAG ACTGAATTTGTGTCTGAATACGATAGGAGAAGGGAATATATAACAGGCTTCAGTGGAAGCCACGGAACTGCCATAGTAACACACACTAAGGCAGCGTTATGGACTGATGGCAGATACCATTTGGAAGCAGATGACCAAATGAGTTGCGATTGGTTACTCATGAGATCTGGTCAGAGAGATATTTCAACTATGTCGGAATGGTTGAAGAATGAATTTCCAAAAGGAGCTAGGATTGGCGTCGATCCGAAGCTTGTCTCGGAGCATATGTGGCAAACTTTCATGGACGATTTCAAGAATTCTTCCATTGTATTAGTGCCTATTAAACTCAATCTCATAGATATCATCTGGTCTGAGGGAAGGGCACCTAGGAGAAATAAAAGTGTTTTCGTTCATCACGAAAAATATGCAG gaaaatcatGGAAATCAAAAGTTGCAGATCTAAGAAATGAAACTAGAAAGCTAGGAGCTGACGCAATGATTGTAACAGCACTTGATGAAATTGCATGGTTACTGAACATAAGAGGTAGAGATGTACCTTACTCCCCATTTGTCAGGAGCTATGTTCTAGTAGATATGGTCAAAGTTATTTTGTACATTAATAAAACACAACTTCTGAAACACGATGTGATTGAGTACTTTATGAACACTGAAGGAGTAAGTGAGCATTCTTTTGA AATTAAAGGCTACACGGACATATGGACAGATCTGCCGACACAAACACAAGCCTATGATCGTGTTCTGATTCCAACTTTATGCGAAATGTCTTTAGGAGCAAGTCACGCCATTTATTCCTTGATACCCCCTTATAAACAATTACCAAAACATTCACCCATAATTTATATGAAGGCAGTGAAAAACCCCACCGAAATTGAAGGCATGAGAAATGCTCACATAAGAGATGCTGCTGCTATGTGCGAATTCTTTGCATACTTGGAAGAGAGG TTCAAAGAAAAAGATGTGTTCACGGAATTAGATTTGGTGAAGACACTTGACGATTTCCGATTTGCCCAAGAGATGAGTATAGGAAATAGTTTCAGAACAATTGTTGCTTTCGGTTCTAATGCTGCATATCCAAGATATGAACCCAGAAATATCACGAATAAGATTATATTTGATAATGGTACCCTGATATTGGACTCTGGTGGTCAGTACTTAG atggAACTACTGACGTGACCAGAACGATCCATTTAGGGATTCCAACGAAAGCCCAAAAGCGAGCATACACTAAAGTGTTAATAGGACATATTCAGATGTCAACACTGACGTTTCCCGAGAATCTACATGCCTCTTCAGTTGATGTGTTGGCAAGGGCACCTTTATGGGAAGTAGGATTAGATTATCAGCATCCTACCAGTCATGGAGTGGGTTCTTTTCTGGGTGTCCATGAAT CTCCTATTAAAGTCGAATTTAAAGCTTATGGAAATCAGACTTTCAAACCAGGATATTTTCTTTCGTTAG AACCAGGATACTACAGTGAAGGGGAGTTTGGTGTACGATTAGAAAATGTTGTAGAAGTTGTTGAGAGAAAATGGCTACCACCAGTAAATGGATATAGGTTTTTAGGATTCAAGGACCGAACTTTGGTACCTTACAATTCCAAACTCTTAGATATGGAATTATTATCATCATTTCAA aGGAGATGGTTAAACAAATATAATAAGAAAATAAGAACTCTTGTAGGACTAGAGCTGAAAAAGCAAATGTTAGAGAAAGGATTCCGATGGTTGATGGATAATACAGCCTACATTCCTGAAAATAGAGCCAATAATATTTTACATTTTATACCAGCCTTATATGCATTGCCTGTATTAATAACTTTTAGGGTAGATTTTTTATTCCTAGTGtag